The DNA segment CGTCGGGACCATCCGCCTGGCGCGGCACCCCGCCAACGCGAGCGCCATGCAGTTTCAGTTTGCCGAACAGCGGATAGTAGCCAGGATCGTCGACCAGTGCCGCGTCGCCGGCCTTGAGGAAATAATGGATGACAGCGTTGAGCGCCATGTTGGCGCCGTGGGTGAGCACGATCTGACCCGGACTTGCATCAATTCTCAGATGCGCGAGCTTTTGCACGATATGCTGGCGTAACGGCAGATAACCATGGCGACTGCCGTAGCGATACAGGTAGTTGCGCCCTGCCCGGTCAAGCCTTTGCTGGTAGCGTGAAAGCTTGTTCTCGATTAGCCACTCCACTGGAGGAAAACCATCGCCCGACGGCAAATGCGTGGCGATCGGGCGCACCTGCTCGCGCATCAGCCAGACAATATCCATCGCGCGTTCAAGCGAGTTGGACTCGTCCTCGGCGTCAGGAATAGTGCGCTCGACGGCATAATAGCCGGAGCCTCTTTTTGGCTTGATCAAGCCTTTTGAAGCCAGGACTTCAAATGCGCTCACGACGGTGTTAATGGAGTGATGATGCATGACGGCGTATTGTCGGATTGAAGGCAGCCGGTCACCCGGCCGAATCGCGCCTTCGACAATTTGCCGCTCGATGGAGTCGCTGATGCTGGCAACGAGCGTTTTACCTTTTGTTTTCACTTTCGCATTGTCCGGCAATATCCTTGGTTCGAGTATACAAGATCGCTTTTCCGGAATGGCTCGACCCAAGAAAACGGGGCGGCATCCAGCCGCCCCCCTGACGTCACCCCGGCAGTTTAATGCCGCAGCCTGTTCATTACTTCCATAGCGCGCATTTGCTCTCGGACTTGGAAAGGAATGCCTGGTCGCCGGGTATCGTCTGCAGCAACTTGTAGTAATCCCAGGGATACTTCGATTCGCCCGGCTTCTTCACCTGCATGAGGTACATGTCGTGCACCATGCGGCCATCCGGGCGCACAGCGCCATCCTTGACGAACATGTCGTTCAGTTTCGACTTGCGGATCTGCGCGAGCACCTTGTCGGCATCGTCGGTGCCTGCATCCTTGACGGCCTTGAGATATTGCAAGGCCGCAGAATAATCGCCGGCCTGCAGGCTCGACGGCATTTTTTTCATGCGCGCAAAGTATGCTTTCGCCCAAGTGCGGCTTGCATCATCCTTGTCCCAGTACCAGCTGTCGGTCAGGTACATGTCCTGGGCCTGGTTCAGGCCGATCGAATGGATATCGTTGATGAACATGAGCAGTCCGGCCAGCTTCATGGTCTTGACGACGCCAAATTCATTGGCTGCCTTGATCGAGTTGATCGTGTCGCCGCCCGCATTGGCGAGGCCCAGGATCTGCGCTTTGGAGGATTGTGCCTGCAGCAGGAATGACGAGAAATCCGAAGCGGCGATCGGGTGCTTGACCGAGCCGACCACGGTGCCACCCGATGCCTTGACGATGTCAGCCGTGTCTTTTTCCAGCGAAGCGCCAAAGGCGTAATCGGCGGTCAGGAAGAACCATGACTTGCCACCCTGCTTGACGACTGCGCCACCGGTGCCGCGGGCCAGCGCAATGGTGTCGTAGGCATAGTGCACCGTGTAAGGCGAACATTCCTCGTTGGTCAGGCGTGAACTGCCCGCCCCGACTGCAAAGAATGGCTTCTTCTTTTCAGTGGCGACCTTGGCCATCGCCAGGCTGGTGGCGGAATTGGTGCCGCCGATCAGGACATCCACGCCCTGCTGGTCGAACCATTCGCGCGCCTTGCTGGCAGCAACGTCGGCCTTGTTGAGGTGGTCAGCATATACCACCTCGATTTTCTTGCCATTGATGCTGCCGCCCATTTCCTGGATCGCCATGCGGATGGCTTCGACGCCACCGGGGCCGTCGATATCGGCATAGGTGCCCGAAATATCGGTAATAAAGCCGATTTTCACGACGTCGCCTGACACCTGGGCGCTGGCGATGGTGTTAAAGGCAAGTCCGGCAAATGCCGCGCCAATGAGGCATGTCATTCTGGTTTTGTTCAATTGCATTTTGTCTCCTTTGTATGGATGGTTTACTGCAAGTCTTGAATTGAATCGTTTTTTTTATTGGGCGATGGTGCCCGCGCCGGATTCTTCCTGCTGCTTCAAAGCGCGGCGCATGATCTTGCCCGTCGGCGTGGTCGGCAAGGCATCGACAAAAGCGATGTCCCTGGGGTATTCGTGTGCGGCAAGGCGGTCCCGCACGAACCCCTGGATTTCCTTGAAGAGGCTTTGCGATGGCAAGAATCCGTCACGCAGCACGATGAATGCCTTGACGATTTCGGTCCGGACCTCGTCTTTTACGCCGATGACCGCAGCGAGCTTCACCGCCGGATGGCGCATGAGGCATTCTTCAATCGGCGCCGGGCCGATGCGGTACCCTGCGCTGGTGATGACATCGTCGTTGCGGCCGAGGTAAGTGATGTAACCTTCGGTATCCATCGAGCCGAGATCGCCCGTCACGAGGAATTCGCCGGCGAATTTTTCCCTGGTCGCTTCGGGGTTTTGCCAATAGCCAAGGAACATGACCGGGTCGGGACTGCGCACCGCGATATTGCCGGTGGCTCCGGCGGCAAGGATATTTCCCTGGTCGTCGACGATCTGCACGTCGTGCCCCGGAACTGCCCGGCCCATGCTGCCGGACTTGGGCGGATACAGCGGCGCGCAGGACGACACGACCAGGTTGCATTCTGTCTGGCCATAGAACTCATTGATGGTGACGCCAAAGACTTGCTGCCCCCAGGCGATCAGGTCGCTGCCCAGGGACTCGCCACCGCTGGCGACGGAGCGCAAGCGGTAGCGCCATTTCTCATGCGGCGTTTCAACGACGCGCAACATCTTCAGTGCGGTTGGCGGGAAAAATACATTGCGTACCTGGTGGCGCGCCAGCAGATCAAAAACGGCTTCCGGCTCGAATTTTTCCAGCCTTTTTGCCAGCACCGGGATGCCGTGGTAGAGCGAAGGCATGAGCACATCGAACAGCCCGCCAATCCAGGCCCAGTCGGCGGGCGTCCAGAACAAGTCGCCAGCCTGCGGAAAACCATCGTGCGAGACTTCGACGCCGGGCAAATGGCCAAGCAGGATGCGATGGCTGTGCAAGGCGCCTTTGGCCTTGCCGGTGGTGCCCGAGGTATAGATGATGATGGCTGGGTCATCGGCCAGTGTATCGAGTGTCGTGAATTCCACAGACTCTGTCCGCACGCTGCGCCAAAAGCCATGTGCGCCATCCGGCACTTCCTCGTCGGCCTCCTCCACATACACGACGTGCTGCAGCGTGGTCAATTCATCGCGCACCGCAGTGACCTTGCCCATGCCGGCGGCATCGGTGATCAACACCTTTGCAGCACTATTGTTCAGGCGATAGCTGATGGCATCGGGTCCAAACAGGTAAAACAGCGGCACCGTGATGGCCCCGATCTTGTAGGCAGCGATATGGGATATCAGCGTTTCGACGCCTTGCGAAAGGAATATGCCGATGCGGTCGCCGCGCTGCAGTCCTGCCCTGGTCAGCGTGTTTGCCAGCTGGTTCGACAGTGCCTTGATCTGGTCGAAGGTATACGTCGTGACCTTGCCGGCCTTGTCTTCATAGATCAGTGCCGGCCTGCCACTGCCGTCTGCCCATTTGTCGCAGACTTCCCGTGCCATATTGAAACGCTCGGGAACATGCCATTGGTAATCGACCTTGTCTTGCAGTCGGTAATGTTCCGGTCCGATCATTGTTTTGTCTCCATCATCCAGTTGCTTCGATCCCTGTTGCCGAGGTCACAATAGCACTTACTGTACCCATGAAAAAGGTACACTTTTACCAGACAGTTGGTTTGCTGTATTCAATTGCTTGAGTGCATTCGGCTTGTCAACGGAACATTGTGTGATCAGGGGGAAGTTTGCGACGGCTTGCCGAGGGTGATGACCTTCGCTTCTTGCCCGATGCGCCATTGATGCGCAAACGTTGCCTTTGTGACGGCATCGCGATCCAGCAAAAGTTGTTTGAGTAATTTCCTGGTATGCCGCAGCAAGGCCGGATCGTGCGCATCGCGTGGATGGAGGCTAAGCCGGACCAGCGGTGAATTCCTGAGAAAAAGGCTCAGAAGATTGATCCATTGTGGCGAAAGCAGGCGGCCAACTGCATTGCGAGCTGTATAGACCAGGCTCGGCGAAGCAATCCAATCCCGTCCATTGGAAAAATTCGTTCGTGGCAGAAGATAAAAGCGCCCTAACGTGGTTGTGTATTCAAACGGGAATTCGGACAGGACTGACCATGTCCCCGCTCCGATCAACCACGCAGGCGCGATGAATCCCTGCACGGGCCATTGACGCTGACGGAACCATGCCAATCCCATGGCAATGCGTTGACGCGCTTCGGCAGGATCCAGAGCGGCAAATTCGCCTTCGCGCTGGGTATAGATCGTCCGAAGCATGCGGCTATACAGGCTGCCGCGAACCGGGAGGGTGTCCAGATGGGTATAGCCATGCAAGGCGAGCTCATGTCCCTGGGACAGCAGTTTCTCCAGCATGCGTTCGTAGCCGGCAGGACTGCCCTGGCGGCCGTGATACCGGGGAATGACCAGAAGCGTGAGCGGAATATCGGCAACCGAGCGTACCGTTTCCAGCAAACGCTGGCATTCGGTCCAGTTGGCTGGCGCCACATCATGAATGGAAACGCACAGCGATTTCATGTCACTTGGCACCATAGGCGATTCCCGCCTCCGCTTCCAGTTCCTCGCGTTGATTCGTTGCCAGCAAGCCGGCGTAAAGACGCAGCAATTGTGGCACGATCCGGTCCCATGCGTACTGGCTGGTCGCAATTTGGCGCGCGTTGTTTCCCATCTGTACAAGATCCGTGCGGAAAACTGCCTCGATGCCTTCACTCAGGCTTGCCGCACTGTTCGGCGGCACCAGAATGCCGGTTTGCTCGCTCACCAGTTCGCCGACACCACCTGCGCTCGTCCCCACGATCGGCAAGCCGCATGCCATGGCTTCCAGAATCACCAGGCCGAAAGTTTCGCAATCACCGGGGTGTAGCAACACATCGCAACTGGAAATCAATTGGGCCAGCAACCGGGGATCCCGCATGAACGGGATGTAGGTGGTTTGTCGCGTCCGCGGCAACTCTTCACCGCTGCCGATCAGTATCAGGTGATAGGGTTTGCCCAGCTTGCGTACGGCTTCAATCGCCAGCAGCAGCTTTTTTTCCGGCGAAAAACGGCCGGCATAGACCAGAAGGCGGGTGTTTGGCGGCAAGCGCAATTGCGCACGCAAGGTGGCATCGCGCCGCTGCGGGCAAAAAACCCAGGTATCCACCCCAAGTGGCTGGTGGCGCACATTGTTCAATCCCATTGCGTGGAGTTGCTGAACCATCAAATTGCTTGGTGCAAGCACCATGTCGAATTTTTGATAAACATGCCGCAGATACGCTTGCGCCGCCTGTTGGGCCAGCGAGCCAAAGCGGCAACCGATCAGATGCTGCATGTCCGAGTGATAGAACGCCACAAGCGGGATATGATGCCGGCGCTTCATGCGCAGTGCCGCCCAGGCGCACGTTGAGGCATCGCCGACCTCGATCAGGTCCGGCTGCAGGCGTTCGAGTGCGCGATACGCCGAGCCAATCGACAGCGGCAAGCGATAACCTCTGATCCCCGGTATCGGCAGGCCGGGAATCGCCAGCACAGCCTGGTCGTGTTCGGCGGCGCGGATGCTTGGGCTGACAATGGTGTGCTCGATGCGGCTGCGACGCGCAAGCCACCGTGCCTTGGCGTTCAGGTAGGAGCGCACGCCACCGCCTTCGGTGGCATAGAACATCGTGATGTCGACCAGGTGCACGGGGAGAAAGATAAGTTTGCCTGCCCTAGAGTAGCGTTGAGGATATGGGGATGAACTGAGCTTCCTCAATTCCAATATGATCGACAGGATATTGCTATCGCGTGAAAAATTGACGCTACACTAGTGTCCCATGGACTGCTATGGCGCATACTGTGCGTACAGGCATTGGTCGCGGGAAAAACATGGCATGGCCCAAACAATCCGGCAATGAGCGTGGCATGCGCGGCTCCCCCGCCGGGAATCGCCCCGCGCCTGATGACAACAACTGGCAAAATGGCTTGCCGCGCAAGGCCTGGCTGGTCTTTCTCGGGGTATTGCTGGCCAACTACCTGCTGATGCGTTTCCTGTTTCCAGTGCAGGACGAGCCGCTCACCATTCCCTATACGGTTTTTAAGGCCGAAGTTGCCAAAGGAAATGTCACCGCGATTTTCAGCCAGGGAGCAGGCATCGAAGGGCGCTTTACGGCCCCGGTAACCTGGCCAGGCCCCGATGAGCAGAGTGGCGCAACGCGTGGCCGCGCCCTGCCAAAGCCGCGCACGGCGCATACCTTCACCACCACCCTGCCCCAATTTGTCGGGCCTGAACTGGAAGCATTCCTGATCGAACACGACGTCGAGATCAGCGCCGTGCCTATCCAGAGTGGCAATGGCTGGGCTACCTTACTCTTCGGCTTCGGGCCGGCGATCCTGCTGATTGCCTTTTACGTCTGGCTATACCGGCGTACGATGGCGCAGACTGGCGGCGGCCTGGGCGGTGGCGTGTTCGGCATCGGCAAAAGCAAGGCGCGCCGCTACGACCAGGAAAACAATGCCCGGGTGACCTTCGACGACGTCGCCGGCATCGACGAAGCTGAAAACGAGTTGATCGAAATCGTCGACTTCCTTCGCAATCCCGCCAAGTACACGCGCCTTGGCGGCGCCGCGCCGAAAGGGGTCTTGCTGATTGGCGCGCCCGGCACCGGCAAGACATTGCTGGCCAAGGCGGTCGCCGGCGAAGCCGGCGTGCCTTTTTTTTCGATGAGCGCTGCCGAATTCGTTGAAATGATCGTTGGCGTTGGCGCCGCACGCGTGCGCGACCTGTTCAAGCAGGCGCGCGAAAATGCCCCCGCCATCATTTTTATTGACGAGATCGACAGTATCGGCCGCGCCAGGGGCCAGGTCGTACTGGGCGGATCGAGCGAACAGGAACAGACCCTGAACCAGATCCTGACAGAAATGGATGGCTTCTCCAGCCGTGAGGGCATCATCGTTCTGGCGGCGACCAACCAGCCTGACGTGCTCGACAAGGCCTTGCTGCGGCCCGGTCGCTTTGACCGGCGCGTGGTGCTCAACTTGCCGGACAGAATCGGCCGCGAAGCCATCCTTGCAGTGCATACCCGCAAGGTGCCCCTGGCTGCAGACGCCAGCCTGATGGATCTCGCCGCCAGTACGCCTGGCCTTTCCGGCGCCGACCTCAGGAACCTGGTCAACGAGGCTGCGCTGCTGGCGGCACGGCGCGAGCAAAACGAAGTGCATCAAAAGGATTTCATCGATGCGCTGGAAAAGATTGTCCTTGGGCCTGAACGGCCGTTGCTGCTGACGCATGCCGATCGCGAGCGCATCGCTTATCATGAAAGCGGCCATGCCATTCTCGGCCTGGTCGTGCCTGGCGCCGACCCGGTCAATCGTGTGACCATCGTGCCGCGCGGGCAGTCGCTGGGCGTGACTTACCAGCGCCCGCAAACCGACCGCTACAACTATCCGGAAGCCTACCTGCGCGCGCGGATTGTCGGCATGCTGGGCGGCCGTGCCGCAGAGGAGATCGTCTTTGGCAACAAGACCACGGGCGCCGAAAGCGACATCGAACAAGCCACCCTACTCGCCCGCAACATGGTGACGCGCTGGGGCATGAGCGACGCACTCGGCATGGTGCAGCTGGCGCCACGCGAAAACACGTTTCTCGGCACCGAGCTTGGCGGCTCGCGCAACATCAGCGAGGACACGGCGCGCCGCATCGATGCAGAAGTATTACGGATCATCGATGAGTGCCATGCGCAGGCCAGGCGGCTGCTGGAACAGCATCGAATGCAACTCGACCTCCTGGTGGGCGCCCTGCTGGCGCGCGAAACCCTCGACGAGCATGAAATCCTTGAGGCCACCGGCTTGCCGCCAGCGCCGGCGCTGGAATACCGCCCCATCAAACCGGCCGGTAGCTGACCTGCAACACTGCCGTCATATTTGCCGACACCGCCCGTGGCTTCTTGAGGCCAATCAGTATGCCCGCGATTGAAATCAGGCAAGCTTGTTGACACAAGGGGAGCAAGCGAGTTTCCCCGTCAGCGGAGACAGGCATGCGCGATTCCCAAAGCACGATATCGACCCATCTGCGCAATTTCTCGGTATTCGCCGCTGCCGCCATCCTGCTCCTGGCCGGCCTGTCATATTTCAGATCGCATGCTCCTGGCGGCGCCGCAGAAGCCAGTCTTGCCGGCGTTTTCCTGTTCCTGCTCAAGGCCGGCGTCAAACTGCTGCCCTTGCTGTTGACGCTGCTGGTGGAATTCGGCCTGGCGCTGAACAAGCGGGAATTCCTGATGCGCCTGACAGCCTGGAGAAAGTCGCGCCGAATCGACCTGTATGGCTTTATCCTGAGCCATCTGCACAAGTTAATGGCGTTGCTGAAGATCGCTTTCACCCTGGGCATCCCGCTGCTGCTCGACTACCTGGTCCGGGACGGCATGCCATCCGAATTCAGCCTGTTTGTGTTATTCGAGCGTCTGGCCGGTTATCCTCTGGCGATCCTGGCGTTCGTGCTGATCGCGACCTTCTGCAACTACTGGGAACACCGCCTCTGGCACAGTGCCCTCCTGTGGCCGATTCATCGCTTCCATCATTCAGCGACGGATTACAACGTGCTGATCGAAACGCGCAAGCATTTTACCGAGGTGCTCATGACGCCGCTTTTCTTTACCTTGCCCATGATCCTGCTCGGAGCCCCCCTGGAATTCGTGCTTGCGTACCTCGCGCTCGTGCTCTTTCAGGGATTCATGAGCCATACCGATCAGTCAATCAGCTATGGCTGGATCGGACAGTTCCTGTGGATCGATCCCGTTTATCACAAGCTGCATCATTCTCTATCACCCGATCATATCAACAAGAATTTTTCCGGCACCCTGCCCTTGTGGGACAGGCTGTTTGGCACGTATGCCCATGCAGACCACCCGATCGAAGTTGGTGTCAGCGATGGGCCGCATTACGCCACCCAGCCAATCTGGAAAATTTACCTGATCGATTTTTCGGAATTGCTGCAAAACCTTGGCGGTGCAGTCAAGGAAGCGCTTGGACGCCGCGGTGGAATCCAAGCGGCGGAGGAATAACTGGCTGCCACTTGTTGCTGCGGCAGATATTTCAATGCATTTCGCTGGATGGCCGGTCTTGCAAAGTAATGGGGTCGTCAAAGCGGGAGCGGGCATTCTTGCAAGGGGCGCCGGCATCCAGATGCAAGGCCCGGATTGCCTGCAGAAATGTTGGCTCGATTCTTTCCCAGAGGTATTGATTTCCGCTCATCCGGGCGCGGGTTTTCATTTCATGCAATTCCCGGCGTCGCCTGGCCAGGTGGCGAATGGCCTTGCCGAGACTGAAACTGTCGTACTTGAAAATCAGGCCGTTGCGGCCATGAGAAACATATTGGGTATGGGTGCGAATGTCGCTGGCCAGCACAGGCAGCCCCGACACCAGGTATTCGAAGAGCTTCGTGGGCGGGTTGAAGCGCCACCAGGGCTGGTCTTCCCACAAGCACAATCCGGCATCCGCTGCCTTCATAATCGCAGGAATTTCTGTTCCAGAAACTCGGCCGCAGACAGTGACTGCGCTGGCAATGCCAAGCCGGATGGCATAGCGGCGGCAATAGGCGACTTCCTCATCGCTGGCGCCGATTAAGGTGAGGTGTGCCACCGCCCCTTCCCGATTGGCCAGCCTGATTGCTTCAAGCATCAGGTCACGGCCACGCGGCTTGCTGACCGTACCGACATAGACCAGGCGCAGGGGAGAATCCGCCGCTACCGGCTGCTCGGGCAGCCGTTCCGCGAAAGCCTTGTCGACCCCCATGTAGATCAGCTTGACACGATGCGGAGCGCATCCCTGTTCCAGCAAGTCGTCACGGTGCGCTTCGCCGATTGGCATGACCAGCGTTGCGCGGCGTGCTGGCTCGAAGAACAGCCAGCGCAAGGCGAGTTTGCGTGCCATGCGCTTTAGCATGGGATGGGAAGGGGGAGATGCGGTGAAGCGGCTCGGATGTTCATTCCAGTAAAGTGCCGTGGGAATCCGCCCGAGCAGCCACACCATTGGCGCCAGGAGGGAATGCAACAGGACCACGCAGGCGGGCTGTCGCGCCCGTAGCAATCGGGCGCAGGCAAGGATGTACTGGCACCAGCCTTTACGGCCCTCGCCGTGCGGTAGAACGATGTATTCGATGCCGTCCATCAGCAAAGCCGGATCAATCAGCGGCGCATGACTGATTACGGAAACCTGATATTGCTTGGCCAGCGCCCTGATCCGGTAAGAAAAATCCAGGAATCCAGGCTGGTCATGCGAAAATCTGGTGACAATTATGCAATGTTCTCTCATCCCGTAAGTTTCACGTTCACTTTATATGATTAGAAATGATGCGAACCGACTTGCGTCCGCATTAAAAAAGTAAAGCGGACGGGTATACCTGCCTGCACTAGCCGGGCAATAAACGTTCAGTTTAGGGAAGATCGCTTGCCGGGCGCTGACAATCCACAAACATCGAGGCTGTCTCCGATTTCCGACAGGGGAGGAAGCTAACTTTCGCGCGCGCCCGGGGTGTAAATCCTTGAATAATCTGAATAATCTGGATGACTGTGGACCTTGATCGCACTGACTGGCCGAAATACCAGTCCCGCAAACATAGTAAAAATACCATGTTGAAAAAAAGATATGGACGACTTGTTTTATTATCACTCCGTCATGCATAACTGATATTTATTATTTTAATAACAATAAGTTTCAATTCCCTTAAATATAAACAAGGAAACGACCAATGCGTTCTAATATGACATTAAAAACCCTGGCAGCGCTGCTGGTGGCCGGAGCATCGGCTTCCGCCTTTGCGCTGACCCCAGGCACTGGCACATGGGTGAAAGAGACCACGCTGTTTGGCTTGCAGGACGCATACACGTATGTCCCGAAAAATACCGCGCCGGCCACGATTGGCCAGGGCCGTGCGCTGATGCTGACCTTGCATGGTTGCGCCATGACCGCATCGGGCAACGTCATCAATAAAAAATATAACTGGGAAGAAACCGCTGAAAAGTACGGTATGGTCGTCGTTGCGCCGACCGTGCCCTCCGGTACGACTGCCACGCGCACCTATTCTGGCTGCTGGGACTGGTTCGGTGCAAACCATAGCCGTACCACCCGTGATGAAGCGATTCTCCTCAAACTGATCGATGCAGTGAAGGCACGCTCTGGCCTGGATATCGATCCGAAACAAATTTATGTGACTGGCCTTTCCTCTGGCGGCGGCGTTGTCGTCACGCTGGGTTGCGTCGCTCCCGACGTTTTTGCCGGCATGGGCATCAACACCGGCCCCGCGCTGAACACCGCCGCCAATGCCGGCGTCGGCTCCAAGGCAGCCCGCACGCCGCAGCAAATCGCAAATGACTGCAAGGCGTACGCCGGCCCTAACAGCACTGCACTGCTGACGCAACTGACTTCGGTTGTGAACGGCTCCAGGGACACGACAGTCGACCCCACCCACTCCTGGGCTAATCGTGACGGGATGAAGGTCGCTTATGGTGCATCCTTTGACGGCGGCAGCTTTACCGAAGTTAAGAGCGTTGGCAAGGTCTGGAACGATAACCAGAACCGTCCCCGCGTCTCCTATATTGAAGCAACCGACATGGCGCACGCATGGCCGGCAGGTGCAGGCGGCAGCGGCGGTGGTACCTGGGTGGATTACACCCACGTCAACTATCCTGCCTACGTGACCAAGTTCTTCTTCGAGAACAACCTGCGTGTAGAGCGCGATCCGAACGCAACCACCACTTCGACGACATCGACCACTTCGACGACATCGACAACTACCACGACGTCGACCACCACCACGACCACTGTCAAGGATGGTCCGGTGACCCCGCCGCCACCGCCACCGCCGCCAGTTGAACCGCCGCCCCCGCCACCACCTGGCACGGCGCCAGTCTGCTACACGGCAAGTAACTATGCACACGTGTTGGCTGGCCGCGCCTACAGCTTCTGGGGTGTTGCACGTGTAGTCGGTTCGAACGAGTACATGGGATTCGTGAATACCTTCACCAGCACCACGCTGAAGAAGACCGGCACCTACACCTACGCGATCGGCACCTGCAACTAAGCGCAGGGCGTTCCGCACAGTCCAGAAAATCCCCCGGTTGGAAGCAACCGGGGGATTTTTTGTCGATTGGCTCTTGTCGCGGCCAGCGCGAAAGCGCAACCATGCGCCGTACCTTGCCTGGTCACGGCATAAAAAAAACCGCCGTAGAGGCGGTTTTTTGTTGTGCGTTGCGCCAGTGGATTCAACCGGAAAACCGCTCCTCGATTTCTTCCCGTGTCTTCATCCCGGCGATATCGCCCGGCATGATGAGCACGCTTGCATTGCCGATAATCTTGTTGTTGTACAGGTCATGGTGCGCCTGCGGCAGGTCATTGTAGGCATAAGTACGGCTGTTGATGACGTCCACCTTGCGCTTGGTGATCAGGGTATTGGCCTGGCGACAGTCGAGAAAGTTCGCATAATGCGAGCCAAGGATGCGCTTCTGGTGCATCCACAAGTGCCGCACGTCGAAGCTGAGTTCGTAACCGGTGGTGGCGCCGCAGATCACGATACGGCCGAAGCGCGCCGCCAGGAAT comes from the Janthinobacterium sp. 17J80-10 genome and includes:
- a CDS encoding glycosyltransferase family 4 protein, with translation MREHCIIVTRFSHDQPGFLDFSYRIRALAKQYQVSVISHAPLIDPALLMDGIEYIVLPHGEGRKGWCQYILACARLLRARQPACVVLLHSLLAPMVWLLGRIPTALYWNEHPSRFTASPPSHPMLKRMARKLALRWLFFEPARRATLVMPIGEAHRDDLLEQGCAPHRVKLIYMGVDKAFAERLPEQPVAADSPLRLVYVGTVSKPRGRDLMLEAIRLANREGAVAHLTLIGASDEEVAYCRRYAIRLGIASAVTVCGRVSGTEIPAIMKAADAGLCLWEDQPWWRFNPPTKLFEYLVSGLPVLASDIRTHTQYVSHGRNGLIFKYDSFSLGKAIRHLARRRRELHEMKTRARMSGNQYLWERIEPTFLQAIRALHLDAGAPCKNARSRFDDPITLQDRPSSEMH
- a CDS encoding PHB depolymerase family esterase; translation: MTLKTLAALLVAGASASAFALTPGTGTWVKETTLFGLQDAYTYVPKNTAPATIGQGRALMLTLHGCAMTASGNVINKKYNWEETAEKYGMVVVAPTVPSGTTATRTYSGCWDWFGANHSRTTRDEAILLKLIDAVKARSGLDIDPKQIYVTGLSSGGGVVVTLGCVAPDVFAGMGINTGPALNTAANAGVGSKAARTPQQIANDCKAYAGPNSTALLTQLTSVVNGSRDTTVDPTHSWANRDGMKVAYGASFDGGSFTEVKSVGKVWNDNQNRPRVSYIEATDMAHAWPAGAGGSGGGTWVDYTHVNYPAYVTKFFFENNLRVERDPNATTTSTTSTTSTTSTTTTTSTTTTTTVKDGPVTPPPPPPPPVEPPPPPPPGTAPVCYTASNYAHVLAGRAYSFWGVARVVGSNEYMGFVNTFTSTTLKKTGTYTYAIGTCN